tctccttatctggtgttccatgcagataaggtggttttgcgtactaaacctggttttcttccaaaagttgtttctaacaaaaacattaaccaggagatagttgtgccttctttgtgtcctaatccagtttcaaagaaggaacgtttgttgcacaacttggatgtagttcgtgctctcaaattttacttagcagctactaaggatttcagacaaactttgtctttgtttgttgtttattctggtaaacggagaggtcaaaaagcaacttctacctctctctccttctggattaaaagcattatccgattggcttatgagactgccggacggcagcctcctgaaagaatcacagctcactccactagggctgtggcttccacatgggccttcaagaatgaggcttctgttgatcagatatgtaaggcagcgacttggtcttcactgcacactttttctaaattttacaaatttgatacttttgcttcttctgaggctatttttgggagaaaggttttgcaagccgtggtgccttccatttaggtgacctgatttgctccctcccttcatccgtgtcctaaagctttggtattggttcccacaagtaaggatgacgccgtggaccggacacacctatgttggagaaaacagaatttatgtttacctgataaattactttctccaacggtgtgtccggtccacggcccgccctggtttttttaatcaggtatgataatttattttctttaactacagtcaccacggtaacatatggtttctcctatgcaaatattcctccttaacgtcggtcgaatgactggggtaggcggagcctaggagggataatgtgaccagctttgctgggctctttgccatttcctgttggggaagagaatatcccacaagtaaggatgacgccgtggaccggacacaccgttggagaaagtaatttatcaggtaaacataaattctgtttttttcacttACTCGTTATGATAATGAACCGCATTATATAAACTATTTAACTTTCTCCCTGATTTGGAAATAACAGCTCAATAATgacaattaaagtgttttcaatatagtatgaTTGACATGTTCTCAATATAAATGCTTTCTATGTTCCACTATTGAATAATGGAATATACCATTATCAGTTAGTCACAGGTTAACCTGACTGGTTATTTAAtacttaaatatatttctatatcttaGTCTTTCACGTATAAAATTAATGATCTGTTGTCCTTGGAGAAATGATCAGTGTTTACTATTTGTCTATATGATTTTTAACTAAATTTCAGTATTAATATATCATCTTTATTTATGCCAATCCTCCACCCTTGCCACATGTATTTTGGTATTGCCTGCAGGGGGTGTGTATTTTTTCTGATCCCTGATTGGTTCtatttggttttaaatatggcagctgagagtttgtttgtatagcctgattaaacagtgtgttacactgagaaacgcgttgctgttgtttttatcattgtattaaatttttaaatctttttaactctccatctgctgccgATTCATTTTTGTTCCTGATACTTTTCCATCAACTGGACTTCTCGGACACTTTGCACCTTTTGAGTGGTGTTTACACCCGCTGGCTGACCACTGCCATACAGGCTTGTCTAGACCCTTCCTTTTCTGGTAtctttggactctccctggtgagacgaggatcccttTTGGCAATATCTTCATTTGGTCTACCGGACGATgggtggttccggactgcttgtactgcacatcagtgctttacaccttgtgagtaggattctttagcTCTTATCGCTATCTGATTTGAAGTtgcttatgatctgcactatgtggcgccctctattttgctttccatAGATTCTCTTACCTTGTGTTGTGGCAcgacaccctggaggagcggcctactGCTCTGGATGTGCATTTTTTGAAACCACCTGGGATTGCATGAGCAGGACTGTTACATCATTGTTTATCACCCACTGGACTATTTAGTCTGTATACCCATTTACCTTTGCATATTGTTGTTTTATtgaaatacctagatattttagcatattgttgtattattgtatttttctAGTACTGCATTTATTTGCCCCtaggcgcctcttacaagtacccTGGTGACGTATCTTGTCACTAGTGTACTAGTTGCCATTTGAACCTTCAGacaaattttagatctcaagagtctaaacaaatttctcagagtaccgtccttcaagatggaaactatttgttctattctccctttgatccaagagggtcaatttatgacaacgctggatttaaaggacgcgtacctgcatgttcccattcacagggatcatcacaagttcctaaggttagGCTTTCTGGACAAGCTCTTCCAGTtcttggctcttcctttcggtcttgacacagctcccagaattttcacaaaggttctgggttcgctgttggcggtgcttcggttaagaggcattgcagtggcgccctatcaggacgacatcctagtccaggcgccatccttttaacaagcaagatcacacacggacaaggtgttatccttcctgcgatctcacagatggaaggtaaattttggggaaaaaaagttcCTTAGTCTAAATACAAGGGTATCTTTCTTAGGAACCAGAATAGATtccctattgatgaagatttttctgatagatgtcaggaaatcaaagattttcaatacttgtctagcccttcagtccactcctcggccatcagtggctaagtgcatggaggtaatagggctgatggtggcggcaatggacatcatcccgtttgctcggttccacctcagacctctgcagttaaacatgctcaggctaaggaacagagattatgcagacttgtctcctcgaatacttctggaacaggagacaaggtatTTTctgcaatggtggttgtctctggatcatctttccaaGGGAACATGTtttcacagaccatcttgggtaatagtgacaacagatgccagccttctaggatggggagcaatctggggctctctaaaggcttagggggtgtggactcagtcagagtctgttcttcctgtaaacattcttgaactgagagtgatcttcaatgctcttctggcctggcctcagctagcctcggtcaaatttatcagattccagtcggaaaacataacttcagtggcttacatcaatcatcagggaggaacgaggagttccttagcgatgacagaggtatccaagataattcgatgggcggaggcccgttcttgctatctgtcagcgatccacatcccaggggtcgacaactgggaggcagacttcctgagcagacagacctttcatccgggggagtgggaactccatccggaaatgttctccaacctgattctcaagtggggtcaaccggaattggatctcatggcatctcaacagaatgccaagctcccgagatacgggtcgaagtCCAGAGACCCCCAGGCAGaacgatagatgctctggcggtcccttggaccttcagcctagcatacctatttcctcggtTTGCTCTgtttcctcgggtaattgctcaaatcaagcaggagagggcattggtgatcctcattgcaccagcttggcctcgcaggatttggtatgcagatctggtggacatgtcatctcttccaccttggagacttccgttatggaaggaccttctaattcaaggacccttccttcacccaaatctagtttctctgaagctgactgcttggaaattgaacgcttaattttatccaagcggggtttttctgactcggtcatagagaccatgatttaggcttgtaagcctgtaactaggaggatttaccataaaatatggcataaatacctctattggtgtgaatccaagggctactcatggagtagagttaggattcctagaattttgtcctttctccaagagggtttggagaaaggattattgacaagttccctaaagggtcaaatctcagccttatctaatttgttacacaaacgtcttgcgatgtcccagatgtacaatcattttgtcaggccttagtcaggatcaggcctgtgttcagaccagttactcctccatggagtcttaatttagttctcaaagttcttcaaggggctccatttaagactatgcattccttagatattaagttgttatcttagaaagttttatttcttgttgctatttcttctgcttgtagagtgtcagagctctcggcattgcagtataagtctccttaccttattttccattcagataatttagttttacgtactaaattaggatttcttcctaaggttgtttctgatcagaacattaatcaggagattgttattccttttttgtgtcctaatccttcttctcagaaagaatgacttctgcacaatttggacgtggtccatgctttaaagttttacctgcaggcgactaaggactttcgtcagtctttttcttgtttgtgattttctcaggaaaacgtaagggacagaaagctacggctacttctttttctttttggctgaagagtatcatgcattttgcatatgagactgctggacagcagcctcctgagagagttatggctcattccacaagggctgttgcttcctcatgggcattcaaaaataaagcttctgtggaacagatttgcaaggctgcaacttggtcttctcttcacactttttcaaagttttacaaatttgacacttttgcctcggctgaggctgcttttgggagaaaggttcttcaagcagtggtgccttccatttaggttccctgtcttgtccctcccgtatcatctgtgtactctagcttgggtattgaattccattagtaattaagatgatccgtggactcatcgtgtcataaacaagaaaagaaaatttatgcttacctgatacatttatttcttttttgacacgatgagtccatggcccgccctgttcttgtaagacaggttgttggttattataaacctcagacacctctgcaccttggtttttcctttctttcctttacttcggtcgaatgactggagtgggagggaagggaggagctatttaacagctttgctgtggtgctctttgccgcctcctgctgaccaggaggtgaatatcccattagtaattaagatgatccgtggactcatcgtgtcaaaaaagaaattaatttatcaggtaagcataaattttcttattttGGAAATTTGTCACAAGTTGATATTCTTTTGGTTTAGCTGTATTGTTGTTTTTAAGCCTTTTCAGTTAAATAATCCTCTATATGGTATAACAGAATTGCCTGAGTAATACAGTTGGCTGCTGAGCTGCTAACTATCCCAGAAGGTGTAGTTGACACATGCGTGAAATTCTTCTCTCTGATGAATATTTGATATATTACTTTGGTATACTACACCACCTGGGGCCATTTTCATAGTTTTTGTTGTTCTAGAGTCATCCTTGTTTTAACTACAAGCACACAAGCAGTAGTTATAAAGATTAGTTTTTGGTCTGAAACAATTGTATTACTAAAAGATTctgtgaacacaattttaaaagtACTAGATATGTTGGGtagaaaaacattaatttaaatttagtttggtCTTTGACTAAGTGTGGATTCTTAGAAATAGTCCCTAATGTCCAGTAAACTGCCCTTAAGCCTTAGCATGGAAGCTGTGAAAAGGTCTAGTTGTCACAGTGTCTACTACAAGTGTAGGGGACTGAATAAATCAGAACAGTTGATATGTTCTcatgataaaataattatgtaattaataacattactcccattgtgtttcttattgacaggtgaattcacaaactgcGCTAATCCTAGCCATGATCAGAGTGCAGatgtttctttaaattttcttcaaaatcaaagaagccacgtgggaaatgtatgttctgaatgtgggaaatgttttcttaagAAATCACAACTTTATAAACATCTAAAAATTCATAGAGGACAAAAGCCGTTTTCCTGTcctatatgtgggaaatgttttaaccgTAAAAAAAATCTTGTTGCTCAtcggaaaattcatacaggagaaaaaggattttcatgttctgactgtgggaaatgttttactcggaaatcaaatcttattacacatcagaaaattcatacaggggagaaaggattttcatgttctgactgtggcaaatgttttactctgaaatcaaatcttattacacatcagaaaattcatacaggacagaaagcattttcatgttctgactgtgggaaatgttttactctgaaatcatctcttattaagcatcagaaaattcatacaggagaaaaagcttTTTCATGttttgactgtgggaaatgttttactcagaaatcacatcttattaggcatcagaaaattcatacaggggagaaagcattttcatgttctgactgtgggaaatgttttactctgaaatcatctcttattaagcatcagaaaattcatacaggagaaaaagcttTTTCATGctttgactgtgggaaatgttttactcagaaatcacatcttattaggcatcagaaaatccatacaggggagaaagcattttcatgttctgactgtgggaaatgttgtAATCAAAAATCAAATCTTAttgcacatcagaaaattcatacaggggagaaaggattttcatgttctgactgtggaaaacgttttactctgaaatcaaatcttattaggcatcagaaaactcatattaaAATAAATCAAGTTTAACCTAAGTGCAGAGGGTAATAAGTAGTTGTCACCCACACAATACCAAGTGTTGTTGATGAATGCATGTGACCTGGGGCACACAGTTTTAGAGCTGTTTTAGGCCCCTTCTACACCTCAAACATTTATGAAGTGACCCCCAGGGTGGATGTGATTTAAAACAAATTGATTTAActcatgatttaaatcactagtcagtaagactgatttaaattatgtttttcatttttagaatgttttcagattatttttttcagttataCGAGATCATTACTaaattggttatatatcattagatatgcatagatagatcattgaaatgaacaAAATTATTTGGAGATGAACTATCTCTAGTTTAATTGGTTAATCCTTAATATTTGAtaaacttttcacctgtactttattggaagggtaaaaatgattacattaataataacaatagaaatagttttattttactaaaacaataacattatttttcatttttaatggttgtccctccctcctcacacttaagtCCTTgtacagatctattccactccaaacaatcttctattcagtgagcttcttgaaacttagtatgggttgattctgtgtacatagatttgcaggggagcaatggcattaaaggaaagtaaaaatgaaattttcacgattcagaaagaacatgaattttttttaacaattttccaattaacttctcttatctaatttgctttgttctcttggtattcattaatGAAAATCCTACATAGGTAGACTCACTCAgacgcaatgcactactgtgagctagctgcttgtcactgtctcatcaATTGTATTCAGATAGGCCAAAGTAGAGCATTtctctacttcaacaaaggattccaagagaatgaagcaaatctgataaaggaagtaaatatgaaaattgtatgctctatctgaaacccaaaagttatttTTCATGATTATATCCGTTATCAACTCTGTGTGTTAATTTTATAAGATTTTGcagtgaagaaggggcatgttatttatGCAGactcaaattcacagttttgagaactacaaaaccaataatatgtgataatatcttcaagattgaAAAATTGTCCAaattaatctgacagaaacctctgggagagcatgataattatgaatggattaatggaattaatgtaccaaaaaaaaaaaaaaacattacagccatgaatatacagcatcttgctatgtaATTAAAACTTTATCTATACTTCAGGATTAATGACCATTGtattataatgtattttaaatagaaactatcttttaggtagatttttcctcaaaaagcattttatttttaaaatcccttttttttttttttaaatcattgatttttatccatccTGTGTGACCCAGTGTGCTTGccatccctggggggggggggggggggtccagggTCCCTATATAggtttgaattatatatatatatatatatatatataaagtcctagataggatagcacaatcttactgaagtaatgccacggtgctctgctacaaACATAACAatcttctccaaaaagcaggcaactcactggtctttgtagtaaaacttagaatttattatgtcagtttaaaaaacatttaaaaaatacaacgtttcggcactgcattgtgcctttgtcaatgttatacaaaaaagtacaaggacagagtgcaccctagtaccccggatcagtgaacaaacatttaaaaacaaccccCTTAAATAGGAGACAACATTACCCCACTACGACTTTGCC
This genomic stretch from Bombina bombina isolate aBomBom1 chromosome 4, aBomBom1.pri, whole genome shotgun sequence harbors:
- the LOC128657143 gene encoding gastrula zinc finger protein XlCGF17.1-like, producing the protein MEQTEDQLLRNVETSEQEICGNISADENDAKISCNMEQTEDQLLRNVEPSEQEICGNISAGEFTNCANPSHDQSADVSLNFLQNQRSHVGNVCSECGKCFLKKSQLYKHLKIHRGQKPFSCPICGKCFNRKKNLVAHRKIHTGEKGFSCSDCGKCFTRKSNLITHQKIHTGEKGFSCSDCGKCFTLKSNLITHQKIHTGQKAFSCSDCGKCFTLKSSLIKHQKIHTGEKAFSCFDCGKCFTQKSHLIRHQKIHTGEKAFSCSDCGKCFTLKSSLIKHQKIHTGEKAFSCFDCGKCFTQKSHLIRHQKIHTGEKAFSCSDCGKCCNQKSNLIAHQKIHTGEKGFSCSDCGKRFTLKSNLIRHQKTHIKINQV